One Streptomyces hundungensis DNA segment encodes these proteins:
- a CDS encoding PaaI family thioesterase encodes MMDADAAQTVLDSTPFAPWWGFRVDAVKEGWARVSLPRRPELFRPGGVLQGGCAMTLADVTCWIAIMSLFGEDDPSVTQQMTTSFLGPARTDLVCESTIVRPGRLIVYGTAETRDTAGRLVSHHTLTYVRPPRPAAD; translated from the coding sequence ATGATGGATGCCGACGCCGCCCAAACCGTCCTCGACTCCACCCCCTTCGCCCCCTGGTGGGGATTCCGGGTGGACGCCGTCAAGGAGGGCTGGGCCCGGGTCTCGCTCCCGCGGCGCCCGGAACTCTTCCGCCCCGGCGGTGTCCTCCAGGGCGGCTGCGCGATGACGCTCGCCGATGTGACCTGCTGGATCGCGATCATGTCGCTGTTCGGCGAGGACGACCCTTCCGTGACCCAGCAGATGACCACGAGCTTCCTGGGTCCGGCTCGCACCGACCTCGTCTGCGAGTCGACGATCGTGCGGCCCGGGCGGCTCATCGTCTACGGGACCGCCGAGACGAGGGACACCGCGGGCAGGCTCGTCTCCCACCACACCCTGACCTACGTCCGCCCGCCCCGACCCGCCGCCGACTGA
- a CDS encoding zinc ribbon domain-containing protein — protein MEQHGARVVADLGRELAAASSQTGGALWRLAESGRGLDANLLRLPPGRAIDEHTDLVLDVLLVVLEGSGELRTESGSQDLRPVSALWLPKGSRRALVAGADGMGYLSVHQRRPGLTIGTPPRPEAGEEAGLLARVCPECGRLAPERAARFCWSCGSALEA, from the coding sequence ATGGAACAGCACGGCGCGCGCGTGGTGGCCGACCTGGGCCGAGAGCTCGCGGCGGCGTCGTCGCAAACGGGTGGTGCGCTGTGGCGGCTCGCCGAGAGCGGACGCGGTCTGGACGCCAATCTGCTCCGGCTGCCCCCGGGCCGCGCCATCGACGAACACACCGACCTCGTGCTGGACGTCCTGCTCGTCGTCCTCGAAGGAAGCGGGGAACTCCGTACGGAGTCGGGCTCCCAGGATCTGCGCCCGGTCAGCGCGCTCTGGCTGCCCAAGGGTTCGCGCCGGGCGCTGGTGGCGGGGGCCGACGGGATGGGCTACCTGTCCGTGCACCAGCGCAGGCCCGGGCTCACCATCGGGACCCCGCCGCGCCCCGAGGCCGGCGAGGAAGCCGGCCTCCTGGCCCGGGTCTGCCCCGAGTGCGGCCGCCTCGCCCCGGAACGCGCGGCGAGGTTCTGCTGGAGCTGCGGCTCGGCGCTGGAGGCCTGA
- a CDS encoding GNAT family N-acetyltransferase → MTPTLRTERLLLDPYTPDDEEDFVALFQDRRVSRWMGEGPTSEAEDRALFRRVFTQVYARDLFAVWAVRRDGVLIGHAEIKPTEATGGHEIIYALAPAAWGAGLGTELAQAVVAHGFDTLGLTEVHATVAAENTASLTLLARIGFVHVRDIQEDDGSTTRVLTLTRRPPNGP, encoded by the coding sequence ATGACCCCGACGCTACGGACCGAGCGGTTGCTCCTCGACCCCTACACCCCCGACGACGAAGAGGATTTCGTCGCCCTGTTCCAGGACCGACGGGTGTCGCGCTGGATGGGCGAGGGGCCGACCTCCGAAGCGGAGGACCGGGCTCTGTTCCGGCGGGTCTTCACCCAGGTGTACGCGCGGGACCTGTTCGCCGTATGGGCCGTACGCAGGGACGGAGTGCTGATCGGGCACGCCGAGATCAAGCCCACCGAGGCGACGGGCGGCCACGAGATCATTTATGCGCTGGCGCCTGCGGCGTGGGGAGCCGGCCTGGGCACGGAGCTCGCCCAAGCCGTCGTCGCCCACGGCTTCGACACCCTCGGCCTGACCGAGGTGCACGCCACGGTGGCGGCCGAGAACACGGCCTCGCTGACGCTGCTGGCCAGGATCGGCTTCGTCCACGTCCGTGACATTCAGGAGGACGACGGCAGTACCACCCGCGTACTGACCCTCACCCGCCGCCCACCGAACGGCCCCTGA
- a CDS encoding thiol-disulfide oxidoreductase DCC family protein, translating into MRTRPVLVYDGDCAFCTSCASFVERRVRPRCTITPWQFADLDALGVTEQRARYELLWVTPGGVVQGGADAVARLLLSAGRGWAPLGAALTLPPLRWMAHGVYRLVADNRQRLPGGTAACAVRREPGPRPPGGG; encoded by the coding sequence GTGCGGACCCGACCCGTTCTCGTCTACGACGGAGACTGCGCGTTCTGCACCTCCTGCGCGAGCTTCGTCGAGCGCCGTGTCAGGCCCCGCTGCACGATCACCCCGTGGCAGTTCGCAGATCTCGACGCGCTCGGCGTCACCGAACAGCGGGCGCGGTACGAGCTGTTGTGGGTCACGCCCGGCGGAGTGGTCCAGGGTGGTGCCGACGCCGTCGCCCGCCTGCTGTTGAGCGCGGGTCGGGGATGGGCCCCCTTGGGCGCCGCGCTCACCCTGCCTCCCCTGCGCTGGATGGCCCACGGCGTCTACCGGCTCGTGGCCGACAATCGGCAGCGGCTGCCGGGCGGCACGGCGGCCTGTGCGGTACGCCGGGAGCCCGGGCCGCGCCCGCCCGGCGGCGGGTGA
- a CDS encoding MBL fold metallo-hydrolase, producing MTGAGSLLPLRSRLRELRTDAFGADPAGERMARIRRSPNFADGVFRNPEGETRIRPSGSTVEFAKRFFAKEQRVRRAPTGTIPVHPTTLADLAKPPTTGLRLTWMGHSSVLAEIDGRRVLFDPVWGERCSPFAFAGPKRLHPVPLPLAALGPVDVVVISHDHYDHLDLPTIRALAATDTVFAVPLGVGAHLEHWGVPLDRIHELDWNESAKVDGLTFTATPARHFCGRGLRNQQHTLWASWVVAGPEHRIYHSGDTGYFDGFRDIGAEHGPFDATMIQIGAYSEFWPDIHMTPAEGLRAHLDLQGGAPHGVIMPIHWGTFNLAPHPWAEPGEWTKDAAQEANQAAAFPRPGEPFEPAAALPGDPWWQALSVPLAHPWRRPRPAGIRPSATPAADLDLAGDR from the coding sequence GTGACCGGCGCTGGTTCTCTGCTTCCCCTTCGCTCCAGACTCCGCGAGCTGCGGACCGACGCGTTCGGCGCCGACCCGGCGGGGGAGCGGATGGCCCGCATTCGCCGCTCGCCCAACTTCGCGGACGGCGTCTTCAGGAACCCGGAAGGCGAGACGCGGATCCGGCCCTCGGGCTCGACCGTGGAGTTCGCGAAGCGGTTCTTCGCCAAGGAGCAGCGCGTACGTCGCGCTCCGACCGGCACCATCCCGGTCCACCCCACCACCCTCGCCGACCTCGCGAAGCCGCCGACGACCGGGCTGCGGCTCACCTGGATGGGGCATTCGAGCGTGCTGGCCGAGATCGACGGGCGGCGGGTGCTGTTCGACCCGGTGTGGGGCGAGCGCTGCTCGCCCTTCGCCTTCGCCGGGCCCAAGCGGCTGCATCCCGTCCCGCTGCCGCTGGCCGCCCTCGGCCCCGTCGACGTCGTCGTCATCTCGCACGACCACTACGACCACCTCGACCTGCCCACGATCCGCGCCCTCGCCGCGACCGACACGGTCTTCGCCGTGCCGCTCGGGGTCGGCGCGCACCTGGAGCACTGGGGCGTACCGCTCGACCGGATCCACGAGCTGGACTGGAACGAGTCCGCGAAGGTCGACGGGCTCACGTTCACCGCGACCCCGGCCCGCCACTTCTGCGGCCGTGGCCTGCGCAACCAGCAGCACACGCTGTGGGCGTCCTGGGTGGTGGCCGGGCCCGAGCACCGGATCTACCACAGCGGGGACACGGGCTACTTCGACGGATTCCGGGACATCGGCGCGGAGCACGGGCCGTTCGACGCGACGATGATCCAGATCGGTGCGTACAGCGAGTTCTGGCCCGACATCCACATGACCCCCGCCGAAGGCCTGCGCGCCCACCTCGACCTCCAGGGGGGCGCCCCGCACGGCGTGATCATGCCGATCCACTGGGGCACCTTCAACCTCGCCCCGCACCCGTGGGCCGAGCCGGGCGAGTGGACGAAGGACGCGGCGCAGGAAGCGAACCAGGCCGCCGCCTTCCCCCGCCCCGGCGAGCCCTTCGAGCCGGCGGCCGCGCTGCCCGGTGACCCCTGGTGGCAGGCGCTCTCCGTCCCGCTCGCCCACCCGTGGCGCCGCCCCCGTCCGGCGGGCATCCGCCCCAGCGCCACCCCCGCGGCCGACCTCGACCTGGCCGGGGACCGGTGA
- a CDS encoding GNAT family N-acetyltransferase: protein MITPIPPVVPAGRMARQQQPSFVLPGGRELRPWRESDADVLVASALDPDIVRWNRVEQLSLEAARAKIAHWGQRWTEEQAAIWAISRRADDRAVGLIGLADFDLRGGSAEILYWLLPAGRGGGAALDATLRVSRWALDELGLHRIRITHSVSNPASCRVARRAGFALEGTMRSALLHADGWHDEHLHARVAGDPWPAGG from the coding sequence ATGATCACTCCGATACCGCCCGTAGTGCCCGCGGGCCGCATGGCTCGGCAGCAGCAGCCTTCGTTCGTCCTGCCCGGCGGGCGGGAGCTGCGTCCCTGGCGGGAATCCGACGCGGACGTCCTGGTGGCCTCGGCCCTGGACCCGGACATCGTGCGGTGGAACCGCGTCGAGCAGCTGTCCCTGGAGGCGGCCCGGGCGAAGATCGCGCACTGGGGGCAGCGCTGGACGGAGGAGCAGGCGGCGATCTGGGCGATCTCGCGGCGTGCGGACGACCGGGCGGTGGGCCTGATCGGGCTGGCCGACTTCGACCTGCGGGGCGGCAGCGCGGAGATCCTGTACTGGCTGCTTCCGGCCGGCCGCGGCGGGGGCGCGGCACTGGACGCCACGCTGCGGGTCAGCCGGTGGGCCCTGGACGAACTGGGCCTGCACCGGATCCGGATCACGCACTCGGTGAGCAACCCGGCGTCGTGCCGGGTGGCGCGGCGGGCCGGGTTCGCTCTGGAGGGGACGATGCGGAGTGCGCTGTTGCATGCGGATGGTTGGCACGATGAGCATCTCCATGCGCGGGTCGCCGGCGACCCCTGGCCGGCCGGGGGTTGA
- a CDS encoding polysaccharide deacetylase family protein: MLKNTARSRRPRAAATASLAAAAVLGLALAGCGQDSTSPQEARGRADTRVQAKAARTAGTVDCARAKCIALTFDAGPGPHTPQLLDILKEKKVHATFFLLGSKHVDTYPDIVRRAAAEGHEIANHTWTHRRLDQLKPDEIRSELGRTQRAVEALTGRAPTLMRPPQGRTNDEVTAVSKELGLSQVLWSATAKDYATTDSALIHKRILDQASRDGIILLHDIYDGTVPAVPGIIDELTERGYTFVTVPQLLAPGTPQPGTLYRP, from the coding sequence ATGCTCAAGAACACCGCACGTTCCCGCCGGCCCCGGGCCGCCGCCACCGCAAGCCTGGCCGCCGCCGCCGTTCTGGGGCTGGCGCTGGCCGGCTGCGGGCAGGACTCCACCTCTCCTCAGGAGGCCCGCGGCCGGGCCGACACCAGGGTCCAGGCGAAGGCCGCCCGCACCGCGGGCACGGTGGACTGCGCCAGAGCCAAGTGCATCGCCCTCACCTTCGACGCCGGGCCCGGCCCGCACACGCCCCAACTCCTCGACATCCTCAAGGAGAAGAAGGTGCACGCCACCTTCTTCCTGCTCGGCAGCAAGCACGTGGACACGTATCCCGACATCGTCCGCCGGGCCGCCGCGGAGGGGCACGAGATCGCCAACCACACCTGGACGCACCGTCGGCTCGACCAGTTGAAGCCGGACGAGATCCGCTCCGAACTCGGCCGCACCCAGCGGGCGGTGGAGGCCCTGACCGGCCGTGCGCCCACGCTGATGCGTCCGCCGCAGGGCCGCACCAATGACGAGGTCACGGCCGTCAGCAAGGAACTCGGCCTCTCCCAGGTGCTGTGGAGCGCCACCGCCAAGGACTACGCCACGACCGACAGCGCCCTGATCCACAAGCGGATCCTCGACCAGGCGAGCCGGGACGGCATCATCCTGCTGCACGACATCTACGACGGCACCGTGCCCGCCGTCCCCGGCATCATCGACGAACTGACCGAGCGCGGCTACACGTTCGTCACCGTGCCGCAGCTGCTCGCCCCCGGCACCCCCCAACCGGGCACCCTCTACCGGCCGTGA